The genomic interval AATGTGTAACTGGTTCAGTCAAACTGGTGTAGCATTAAGTATGGCCTTAATGGAGGGCTGTATGAGGTCTAGCCTGCTTATGCGTGGAAATCTTGTTCTGAGAAGATAGGACACCGGGTAATTAATTGGCCGCAGTAATGATGAGCATAATGGTTATCCTTCCTGTAAATGAGAAAGGGTCAAAAGTATGTTGGATGATGGAAGAATGCCATGTTGATCCTATAGATGTTGACAGTTTTAGGagactgggagacctgggttcaaatctttACTCTGCTATGGAGGTCACTGGTTAGCCCTGGACCAGTTACTATTGCATAGGCCAAGCTATCTCAGAAAATGGTTGTGAACATGAAATGGGTGGCCAGGCATGGTTGtgtgaaactatggcctgttacaggctgccaaaataaagctgcttcgggtctctttggactgtttaaatgatgcatgcatcctaagaatccggaagctgcaccaaagctgcactccagtgcttaggaatggagtgtggctttggcgcaacctccggactcttaggacccatgcatcatttaaatagcatacctccaaagagacccgaagcagctttattttgacagtctgtgtaacaggcctatatgctCTAGCTACCTTGAGCTCCTTAGAAAAAAGGTAGGACATTAATATAATAAACTcattaataaatgaattaaatgtgCTTGCACGGGAATCAAATCTTTCAGTAATTCGGATGTCTTTAATCAAATTAAACATGTCAATATGAAGCCACACTCTTGCTTTTTTACAGTCTCTTCTGCTTAGCTCAGTATCTCTAAATCTTCATAAAGAAGAAATGCCTAACGTGGGATTTGGGCCAAACTTCAGTTTGGACATGGTGTACTTGGCACACAGATTCCCTACTTCATCTTCATCACCTCTTTCCCCGAACACCTTTTGTATGATTTGTGCGACTTTTCCTTTGACCTACAGTCATTTGACATTTGGGGGGAAAGCCCAGAAATGTGAGCCAAAACAAGCAAAAGTCTGGAAAAATGTCTATAATATCCAAAACCTGCAAAACAGCagtacctttattggacaactaAAAtgcatgctgcaagctttcaaagctccgtTGGCTTCTTTGTTGggcaaaaggtgttaaaaatcatgcaggcaaaagtaaaacaatttttaatacaTAGCACATCAGATTCTCAGCGTTGATTTATTTTTATGACATTTATTTTCTGCTCCTCAGGTGAAATCCAGCAGGTATTACCTCTGATGGAAAATATGGTCATCTCACTGTACTTCCTCTCTAGAAAACACAGGATTGACTCTAAATACATTTTACTCCCCCTGGGAACATAAGACTCTGTGTTTCGGCAATCCCGTGTATGTTGCTCTGTGACGGGACTATACATTTTGGCAAGTTTGGGCTTTTTGCCATGCGAGCATGGATTTACTTGTCAAACGGTGCCTACCGTCTTGTAACTGTCATAGAAATTGATATTTGAAACATAATCAAAAATATGGTTTTTGATCTGTATTGGCAATAAGTAATTTGTTAGTGGTAGTTCACTTCAAATGATTCTAAAAGCGTATGTTCTGTGGTATGATTTAATATGCTTAAGATGAAATCTTGACTGCCTTACAGGAACCTGGGCCGTTCTGCTCGTCATTACAAACCGTAGTTTAAATCATTGTTCGTGTAACAAATTATCTTCAATGCCTGCATAAAAAAGAGTTGGGTTAGATCTCCCTATTATAGTAATTTCCAGAGGGACAACTGAGTTAATCTGTTGAGGCAAAAAATAAGCAACTTGTGGCATCTTTAAGACTAGCAGATAGTGAAACCAGTGGTGTCCCAATGACCTCAGTAGTTGGAGTTGAACTCTGTTGGAAGTAGCAAGTGGACAGCTATTGGACAGTTTGTTGGATGTTGTAAAATGTGCATTGAATAGTTTCTAGTACTCTGTCCCTTTAAAGTTAACCAAATAGTGTAAGGGGAGTGTGTGTTGTAGTAAAAATGCAAAGACTTTGAGTTTATTTCAATATATTTAAATCACAACACTGTGCTAACTTTCTTTTCCCtaattaaatatttcagttcaAAAACTCACTGACCATTGAGTTATTAAAcaggtgcttttttaaaagagaaaatttaAATCAAATAAGCACACTTGGTCAGATTGTGCTCTTTCTAGGACCTTTGAAATGCTTCCACTTCAAAATATTCTAGAAAACCCATATTACTTGTTATGTTATACTGTATTTGGTTAAGCTTTtaatacaacaatttaaaatctcACTTGTGAATGAGATTTAATGATATCCAGAAGACTGTCAGGGAGGAGACGCTTTGGGAATAAGTGTTTCAACTCCATCTTCTTAAAGGGATGGAGAGGAACATCTTATTGATATACTGATTTGGAGGAAAAGCTTAAATTCCTAATAAATAATGTGATAACATGATGTCCTTGCTTGTCCTATCCAAGCAAGTTTTGCTTCAGCTGTTTTTGTATGAGATCCCTTACTATACAAATTACATGAACCCTTTTTTCGTAAATAGAGAATGCAGAGCCAAAGGTTTACATCCCAAATTTTGTTTGGAAGAGCACCACGTATATGTCTACTTACTCAATAAACTCTGTGTAACTTATTATGAGTTGTCCATGCAGAATCTTCATCTTGTGTGAATTAACCTTCTTTGCTCATCCTGTTTTTCAGGTCTTGTTGCTCCACCGGTTTCAGAGCACACTGGTCATAGCTGAGCATGCCAACGAGTCTCTTACCCCTATTACGTTAAATGCCATCTCTGCAGCCAAACGTATTGGAGGCGAAGTATCTTGTTTAGTAGCCGGCACCAACTGTGAAAAGGTAAGCAAACGTACCATGATTTCTCTATGCTGAAGTAAGGGGAGGCAGGAactcaggagagcagagcatgGGGTTTGGTGATTATGTCTGATCTTTGAAGGGCTGCCTAAACTTGCCTTAATGTGCAGTTGGCATAGTTACATCACTGCTATTGCCAAGTGAGACTCATGTTCTGCTTTCATTGATGGGATGTCTGATTTGTTCAGTGAACCAGATAAAAAGCCAATGTGCAGTGATACCAAGTAGTGCTCTGCTGTCCTTAGGCCTTTATTATATCTTATAGCAcggtacagccagccctccacatttgcggctttgacttttgcagatttgattattcatggatttaattaatatgtcctctctatgaatctctaggacctccaaTGTGACTCTTTGGGTAAATTTTGCCAGatattgcactggagaacctagagatacCTAAAGAGAACACTTCCCAAAGCATTTATACATCCtacagcacaattctgtggctaacttccagcagatgttggttgctctggaggacctagaaatccctagaaaggtgttctttcaggttgaaaacaaagtgttttttatttgtggtttctccactttcacaggggtcctgtgtccctaactccagtgaatgtggttGGCCCACTGTATAATTGCTTGTTACAGCACAGTATAATTGGAAAATCTGTGTAAGATTTGGAAACTTTAGTAGCATCATCTTGTGTTTATAGTAAACTCTCAACAACATAATtgagacagaaaaaaagaatTCTTGTCTGCAGGAAAATGAATGATCAGATTTGTTGAGGGTATAGTTGGGGTGAATGGAACTACTGCCAAAAGTCTGCCTAGCGATTCCAGAAGGCTCCAAATATGCTCTGCAACCTGGTTGTGTGAGTcatagagaccatgaagaagaaattgaaaatacaaaaaccagaatattaaaacaaaaaaattaacaaaagatTTGAGAGTGCAATATGAATTTTCAGTTTGGGTTGTATTTGGATGGTGTACTTAGGTGCAGAACAAGAGTGCACTGAAGGATGTCTGAACAGAGTTTTAGACAGTAAGATGTGGGAGTCCTGAAGCAGAATTCTGTGTTATTCCAAGTCTTTCCTGCAACCATTTCCTCCTCTCACAAACTCTTCAGGCTGGGGAGTCCTATCTTACTGTTTATTTAAAAGGGCACTAGTCCGGACTGTAGCATCTGGTCACAGCAGTAAAGCCTTGCATGTGCAGCTGAATCCTCATAAAGATTCCCTTCTTGTCACAGGTGGCTCAAGAGCTCAGCAAAGTGCAAGGGGTCGCCAAAGTTCTTCTTGCCCAGCATGATGCCTACAAAGGACTTTTGCCTGGTGAGGCTTGTTTACAAATACTGTTTGCCGTTTAAGATTCCTTGCAATCAGCATTGTGTTAGAAAATGCAGGGTGCTCTGACCAATATGTCTCATTCCCAGAGGAGCTGACTCCATTGATTTTGGCAACTCAGAAGCAGTTTAATTACACCCACATCTGTGCCGGAGCATCTGCCTTTGGGAAGGTGAGTGTATATAAAATCCACTCCAGACCTATTATTCCAAGGTTAGTGAGCCCTAAACCAGTGCAAATGTATGACCCAGAATTAATACAGTATATGCTTCTTAGAAGCTTTAGTTATTTATGaagtctatttttttttctgggccAACAACCAggaatttcttttattttgttgccatagccttttttttgggggggggggctctctcaGCAGACCTCAGTCCTCAGGCAGGCATATGTAGGGAGAAGAACTGTTTATTTATTGTTCAGTTTGTTATTTTAGCAGTGTTTGGTAGCTGTTGTTgtcgtatgccttcaaatcattattGGCTTACGGCAACTCTATGGTGAAACTattgtggggtttccttggcaagtttcttcagaagggggttgccattgtcatcctctgaggctgagagagtgtgacttgcccaaggtcatccagtggatttccatgaccaagtggggattcaaatcctggtctccagagtcatagtccaatgctcaagccactgcatcatgttggctttgttagctgtcttgactattaaaaatctttaaaaacaaacaatacaatgtGAATAGTAATCAATTAGTTTTACATGTGTTTCTAATTCATTTTCAGTAGCTgttactaaatatatatatatgtgtgtgtgtgtgtgtgtgtgttttaatgtttagAATCTTCTTCCCAGACTGGCAGCAAAACTTGATGTTGCTCCTATCTCAGACATAATCGATGTTAAATCTCCCGACACTTTTGTCAGAACAATTTATGCAGGTGAGTTTTGTCCATCTGTGAGTCACTACTACATACAGAAGTATAGAGGTTCGCATGAGTAAAGATAAAAATCACTTTGATAAGAGGAGTGGAGTAGTGGGAATGGCTTTTCTGACACAACTAATAGCATCATCCTGGGTACTATAGGATTGTAGTTCAAAGTCCTGAGAAACCAGATATAGCTTCTTCATTAACAGAATCTGCTGACGTGCTTCAAATGTATTGTATTTCTGTTAATGCATTTTTGATAAGATTTTGCCAACTGTGAGACATTCAGATAGTCCTCTTTATTTAATATGGGTTACATTAGTTCTGAATCCAGCAATCCATAGGGTTATTTTTCTTAGTTAAGAGAGACATTGATACAATTATTTGTAATATTTAATTGACTTTCCCTAATTATTTTGCAGCCCTTGTTTGTCTAGCTCCATCATGCTTGTCTGATCCCATAATTTAATTTAGACATGAAAGCATTAGCCTTTATGTCTTTTAAATTTGTTATGGCAGGatatcctttttttcccctttgtcaaTGTTCTCTTGCCATCAGAGATTGATGGACTGCATATAGGTTTTGATTTGCTTTCtaataattttctttctaaaataatTTGTGCTTCTCTATTGTTAGCTCCCTCCATATCCTTGTAAATGAGAAGACCTAAATGGATCAAGGGTTTGGGGAATGATACTTAATCCACAGCTTCACAGCCCAGTCTTGAATCAGTTTTCTCACAAGGCACTTAATATTTATGATCAGTTTGCAGTCCTAAGCATATTTATGGAAGTAGATTGTATGAAAATCAAGAGACATCCAAGTTTAGGATTGAACATCTGTTTCCTAATGGCAGGTTTTCCTGAGAACAAACTGGTACCTGAAATAAACGAACTGCTTTGTAAAGAGCATACATTATTCCAGAAAGCTGCCTTTTAGAATAAGTTTGTTATACAATTTGGTTCAAAGAATTAAAGGTGCAACTACTTCATTTTTCATTCAGATACagactagactagactagactTGCTCCTATCTCTTCTCAGCAGTTGTGACCTCTTGAGCGAAGTCATGCTTGTTTTACATAGCCAGTCATTCTTCAGAAACAGTTAAGAAATCCTTATAACACTCCCTAGAGATGTAACTTAATTTtccaagagaaagagatggcttctcttcatccctGATTGCTTTTCTATTTTCTGAACTAATTTTTAATATTGTGTGGGAAGGTGTTAGTTTTTATCCTATTCCTGCACAGTTCTAGTCAGGCTTGCTattagattgtatgtacagcgctgtgtaaatttacagtgctttataaataaaggatcatcatcatcatcatctaataaCTACCATCTGCAAATCTTAGTTTTATTTGTAGATGTAACAAGTTTTAGTTATGGTCTGGTGCAGACGTAACAATCTCATCTTTAATAAATCTATTCACATTATTACACTAATACAAACCTATTGTAGCTTAATAGATCCTGGTTTGTTACCAGGAAACTGGTTTATTAAGCTTTTGGGCTTGCAtgcttctttcttgcttttcccatcttcTGTACTTTGTCAGGCTTACTTAAAATACCGGAATGAGAAAAGTGTGGCTGAACAGAAGGTTACTAAGCAAGGCATAAGATCTGTGCTGAAATGGCCCACCATCATTCTTTGGCTCAAGTCCTTTCCACATTTACTGGGATGTAATGCTCACTGCACTCAGTGCAATTTAGTTCTGAATAAAGTAGGGCTATTGTATTTCCCTCTATGAAATAAGAATAACACATATGCCCCTCCTAGACAGTACTTTTTTGTGATTCATATTGAAGGCATGGACTTTCTTAGTATATCTCAGAGGTGGACAAAATATGGCCCATGAGCTGCCCTTGAGTTGCAAATCCCTTCTGCTCTAGAGAGCTTAGCAAACAGTGAGGAATattgggagttgcattccaacatctGGATGGGCATACTTTATTCACCCCAGTGTATGTGATGCGATTTCAGATACCTGGCGTCCAGTCTTCTGTAGCCATTGTTGAAGCCTTGTGTGAAAGGTTCTGGTGGTACGTCTGCTCTCTCTAGCCCCCAAGCATTATTTTTTGTGATTGTGGGTGGGTGGTCATGAGTATTACTGAAATAGTCCTAATGAATTACCTGAAAATTGGAATGAGTCAGATTCTTAAAGTAtagaaaggaatcttgtagcacctttaagactaactggaagaaaagcataagcttttgtagacttgttctGCTTCATCAAGTGCACTAAAGTGTGAGAGAAAAATAATATGTAAACCAGGGAAGGTTTGTGTAAAAGCAGAACCCTTTGGTTGGCACAGTGAGTAATACTTCCATGACATCAAGGAAATGTGAAACCGATTCAACTGGATTTTTGAGCCTTTTAATTTTCACTGGTTGAAATAGTTTTCTTGCAGCAGTGACCATAATAGTCTTCTGCTAAGAAGAGTAGTTTTTGGGGATTGCAGTTGTGTTTTCAAGAGCAAATGTGATCTTATTTTATAGGAAATGCCCTATGCACTGTGAAGTGTGAGGAAAAAATAAAGGTGTTCTCTGTGCGAGGCACTTCTTTTGAGCCTGCAGCAGTGAGTGGCGGTAGTGCTAGTTTAGAAAAAGGTgagtgtttcattttgttttgcttgttttgttgAAGTTGTAATTGGgttaaaaacaattcattttttaaaatgaagttatgTCATTATTAGAAATGACTATTTGATTATTTAATTGcaagttgagtgtcccttatctggaGTTTCAAAATCTGAactactccaaaatctaaaacgtGCTACATGTTGGCTGAGATAGCAACACCTTTGAATTCTGATGGTTCTGTgtacacaattattaaaaatatgtgtataaaattattaaaaatattttattaaaaacctGGACTTGAGCAGAAGAGGCAGGACAACACAGGCTGAACCCATGCTGTCCTGTTCCTGGTGCTCATTTGGGTTAGCCTCTGGGTTAGCATAGGGATGGGTGGCTGTTTACCCACCTGTcccagcactgacccagggcTGCTTCTTACctttttttggtgtgtgatccATTTTAAAAGCTCCCAGTCGCcctgtctgatgtggaaacagggcacctggctgcacccacgtGGCCAGGtaccccatttctgcatc from Sceloporus undulatus isolate JIND9_A2432 ecotype Alabama chromosome 6, SceUnd_v1.1, whole genome shotgun sequence carries:
- the ETFA gene encoding electron transfer flavoprotein subunit alpha, mitochondrial isoform X1, encoding MQNTKKTKLSWGFLGKVLLLHRFQSTLVIAEHANESLTPITLNAISAAKRIGGEVSCLVAGTNCEKVAQELSKVQGVAKVLLAQHDAYKGLLPEELTPLILATQKQFNYTHICAGASAFGKNLLPRLAAKLDVAPISDIIDVKSPDTFVRTIYAGNALCTVKCEEKIKVFSVRGTSFEPAAVSGGSASLEKVSAPSPVGQSEWLEQKLTKSDRPELTSAKVVVSGGRGLKSGENFKLLYDLADQLHAAVGASRAAVDAGFVPNDMQVGQTGKIVAPELYIAVGISGAIQHLAGMKDSKTIVAINKDPEAPIFQVADYGLVADLFKVVPELTAALKK
- the ETFA gene encoding electron transfer flavoprotein subunit alpha, mitochondrial isoform X2, which translates into the protein MFRGVLSGRRAVLLLHRFQSTLVIAEHANESLTPITLNAISAAKRIGGEVSCLVAGTNCEKVAQELSKVQGVAKVLLAQHDAYKGLLPEELTPLILATQKQFNYTHICAGASAFGKNLLPRLAAKLDVAPISDIIDVKSPDTFVRTIYAGNALCTVKCEEKIKVFSVRGTSFEPAAVSGGSASLEKVSAPSPVGQSEWLEQKLTKSDRPELTSAKVVVSGGRGLKSGENFKLLYDLADQLHAAVGASRAAVDAGFVPNDMQVGQTGKIVAPELYIAVGISGAIQHLAGMKDSKTIVAINKDPEAPIFQVADYGLVADLFKVVPELTAALKK